A stretch of DNA from Eschrichtius robustus isolate mEscRob2 chromosome 12, mEscRob2.pri, whole genome shotgun sequence:
CCCAGAGCCACTCCTTCTGCTCTCTGGGTTTCTGTCTCCTATTGCCTGAGCCAGGGCAGCTGTCCGAGACCCCTCCTTGTTGAGACATCCTGGACCCTGCACCCTAGGCCTGGGTGGAGGTGAAGTGTGGGGAGGGCCAGCGCAGTCCAGCTGGGTCTTAGATTCGACAATACAGGGGCTGAGACCTTTCTGCTCCCCAGAGCGACTCCCGGGGCCTGGCCCTCAGCTCCCAGATGCAGGAGGTCCTGGAGGCCAAGGAACGTGCGGTGCAGTGCCTGACTGAGGGCCAGAAGGAGGTGAGTGACGGGTTTCCCCTGGAGCCCAATTTCTGAGGATTCACAGACCCTGACACCCATCTCCTGAGGGTTCCCTGGGCTCGCTGGGCTCCTGCATCAGAGCTGGCCCCTAGGAAAGCGATGTCTCTGGCCTTTTTCTGAGATGAGGCCGGGTAGTGCAGTGGAAGTACTGGGACATGAGTCAGAAGGTCCAAGTTCAAATTCCTGCTGTTCCAATTAAAAACCATGCAAATCTGAGGAAATAATTTTGCTTGTCTTGGCCTTAGTgtctccatttgtaaaatgggaatagccaCATCTACTGCATCTCCCCAGCTAGTTGTGTCAAATGAGGTAATAAATGGGAAAGCATTTTGAAACAGGAAAGCACTGGGCAAACACAAAGTCTCAGCGTTGGAGAAGCTTGGTGATAGGATGGTGTTCAACTTTCATTTCCATTGTCAGCTGAGTCACCTTGGGCAGgtttttaacctctctgacccCTGGTTTCCTTACCAGAGAAATGGAGATCAGAACTTTTGCCTTAGAAGGCTGCTGTGATTATTAGAGATACTATATTTGAGGGCCTAAGACGGTGCCTGGCTGGTAGTAGGTGCTTTACATATCACAGTTGTTACTGTCGCTGAACCTGACCTAGCTTCCTGGTCAGAATACCTGCTACCCCAACACCTCAGGTCTCGTAACCTATAGTCACTTCCAGTTGGCATTGTGCTAAGCCTTTGGGTCTGAGACCCTGCCCCATTGTCTCTTCCCTCCTCAACTTCCAGACCACTGACCTTAGTAAAACCACCATCTGTTGTAACCAGGACAACCTGCATTCCTTCAGCACTGGACCAGGTTCCCAGAGTCTTCCCCACTGTTGCCTTGGCTGGTCCTGCTATCTGGTCTCACCCTCCTGACATGGGTTGATTTCCCAGGTGCCTCTGCAGTAGCTGCTCCTTGGAAACTGAGGCGGGCCCCTTCTACCAAGGGAGGAGGTTAGACTTTCCACATGGGACCATTTTGTCCTGTCCCCTGTGGGTGTGAAGCCTCTCCCCGCAAGGCTATTCATTCCTTCACCCAACAACTATTTATGGtgcacccactatgtgccaggcactgttctaggttctgAGGAACATAATAGACACAAATAACTCCTGTCCGTGGAGTTATTGTCTagtcagagagagagatgatAAACTAAATAAGCAAGTAAAATCTATAACATATTAGATAGTGAAAGTGTTAAGGAGAATAAAGTAAAGCAGGGCAGGGGGACAGAAGGGTTTTGATAGGGGAGTCAAGGAAGGCCTCACTAAGATGATGACTTTGGAggaaagacctgaaggaggtgaggagtGGACCATGTgttatctgggggaagagcagtccaggcagagggaatagcaagtgcaaaggccctgaggcgggtATGATGTGCTGTGAATGTCCAAGGACCAGCAAAGAGACCTGTGGGCTGGAACAGACTGCGGGAGCAGGTTGGGGGGTGGTAGTGGGAGAGGAGGTCAGAGATGTAAcagaggtggggttgggggggagacTGTTCAGGGCCTTGGAGGCTATTGTGAGGCCTTTGCCTTCCGTTCGGCATGGTCAAGAAGCTCTCCATCTCCCAGTCTTGTGACCTGCTGTTGGATCAGGAGCTCCTTGTAGACCAGATGCGCTCAGAGATGAGCAGCCATTGCAGAACGTTGAGCAGAGGAGGGTGTGATCCCATGTATGCTTCAGGCCCTTGTGGTGCTGgcagtttgtgtttcttacacagttccctctctcttccccatccCCAAAATTCCAGTGTCTCTCCCGGGTGGGAGGTAATGGAGCTAATTAGGCCAGTGAGGGGGTAACAACCGCCCCCACCCGCCCCTATCCTATGTTTTAAGCTGGGTCTCCAGGAGCCTGGAGTCTGTGCCCCACAGTGGCCTTGGGAGGCTGTTTGTTCCCCTGAAGGGCACCTGGGcttccctcctcctcaccctccaCCTCCTGCAGCTGGAGGCCCAACTCCACCACCTCAGCAGCACACACCAGGAGGCCAGCTCGGAGAACCAGCAGCTTCGGGAGGCCCAGTGTGACCTGGCTGGGAGGCTGGAAGAGGTGCAGGGGCAGCTGCAGGTGACCAGGGGGCACCTGAATGCCACCAAGGGCCATGTGTCCTGGCAGATGGAGGAGGAACCGAGGCAAGTAGCTGCCacccctgggctgggctggagaccaggggcttcctggaagaggggagGGTGGCTCTGAGTTCTCCGAGGCTCTGCTCAGTGCCCAGAGCACACAGACTCCCGCCTTAAACCTCTCAACAGCCCTGCCAGGCTGGGATTATCATGCCCATTTCTCAGACAAGGAGACAGACAGGGGAAAGTCATGTGCCCAGACACACGTGACATATGAGTCACACAACTGGgattcactcacacacacacacacacacacacacacacacacacacacacagaggctagTGCAGTGCTGGATCCTTGGCGGGTACAGCACCCACTCTACTCGTTACAGGTCAGAGGAGTGGGATGGGCCAGAATggtagggaaggcttcctggaggaggtgaggctcCATATAGGCCTGGAAAGATGAGCAGGATTGGAGGTGGGGAAGGGTAGGGAGTGTGTGCCGGGACAGAAGCGCTGCCAAAGGGAAGACTGGGAGGAAGGGCTAGCGGTGAGGTGCACACCCAGTGGTGATGGATGCCGACAGGGTTGGTGTGACCTCTACCCGCCCCTCCCCTGACCTTAGCTTCCCACACCCTTTCTAGTGTCCCCAGAGCAGGTGAGGAGAaggcctcagtctcctctgaGGAGGCTCCCCTGCCCGGACTGACTGGGGACAGTGATGACTGGGACCAGCTCTGCAGCAGCTTCAGCGGCACCCGCCACAGTGCCCTGCAGCTCTCCAGGAGCCCACCCCCAGCTCCGAGAGCCTCCTCAGGCCCCCAGACACCCCGAGCGGTCAGGCAGATCTCCACGTCAGAGCCGCGTGCTTTTCTCTTTGGTCAGGAGCCACCTTCACATCCAGATGGGTCCCCAGGAAGCCCCCCTGGGGTGCCTTCCTGgaccaaggaagagaaaggagtggACCCAGAGGGGCAGGACATCAGCCCAGAGCAGACTGGAGACCCCCCCAGCCTGGAACCTAAGGAGGAGTCAGGGCCTAGCCCTGGGGTCCACTTCCGCTGGGGGCTTCCAGGGGCTCCAGCCGGGGAGTCAGGGGGCCTGGTGGCAGCTGCGCTCAAAGTGCTCATTCCTTTGGAGGATGGGGCCCCTCCTCATGtgacctctccccctccccaggccccagctgggcCCAGTGAACAGTTCCAGGCCTCATACCCAGATGATGAGGGCCCCGGGCCTGGGCCTGTCCCAGCCAAGCCACCCAGGCAGAGAGAGGCCCTCCCTCAGGACCCACATGCCGCTGGCTCTGAGCCAGGGATGGGGTCCTCAGGAGCTGGAGCCCTCACAGCAGGGCTGGATGAGCCCTCCCAGGGCCTGGAGCCTGTGGGTCAGGCTCCCACGGAGGGATTGGAGCAGGGCAAGCTGAGCCCAGATGCACAGGAGGGCCGTCCTGGGGGACTACAGGAAGTTCACAGCCAGGTCCTTGGGCCTGAAGGGCTGCCTGCCCTACCCCACCAGAGTCTGGAAGAGGAGCCCAGGGCTGACGAAAGGAAAGCAGGGGACCAAGGAGGGCAGGATTTCAGGTCAGAGCTGTCCGTTGAGGCTCATGGCCTGAAAACTGGGCACTCGGAACTCCCCCAGCACGATTCCCCACCTGCTCCTCTCCCACCTGACacagcacaggctcaggctgAGGCACAAGCCCCAGCTCCTGAAAAACCATCACCTTCAAGGGGCTCTCCCCCAACAGGGGCTCAGCCTGGGGATGCAGCAGGGCCCCAGGAGCCCACACAAACCCTCCCCACCAGGGCTGAGCTGGaagcccagcccaggccccaaCCTACAACCACTCACGCAGAAGAAGAACCAGGGCCCCCTCAATCCAGGGAGCCAAGGGCAGAAAACAGGCCTGAAGATCCAGGAATGGACTCCGGAGGCATTGGGCTGACCCCATCCCCACGGGACCGCACAGCCAGTGAGTCTTTGGCCAATCCTGATTACGCCTTCCACGTCATCTTCCTGGGAGACTCGAATGTGGGCAAAACATCCTTCCTGCACCTGCTGCACCAGAACACCTTCGCCACTGGGCTGACAGCTACTGTGGGTAAGGGCCACCTGGGGAGAgcggcaggggagggaggggagacccGGGGGACCAGGCTGAAGAGCTGGAGCAGGCCCAGAGCAAGCCATCCCTGAGGAAGCTGTAGGTTCTGCCCTCACCACAGGCCCTGCATTAGACATTATTTTATATGGGCATAATCTGGCTATTTTACTAATCATCTCTAATTACAGGTAatttgctttttctgcattgatcTGATTAGCTAATAATGTACCACATCAATAAAGCACCCTGCAATTTAGCTGCCAGCACTGGCTGATGGTGAAAACAAGCAGGTCTCCACCCATGTGGCCCCTGGGCAGGCCACCGCAGGCACAGGGTCCCTGCTGCTTGAATTTGCTCAGGACCAACCCTAGGCCAGTCAGCCAGACTCTGGCAGGAAGTGGCCTTTGGCAAGTTGAATATTTTACGCAGAATGTGTTTGTAGAGTGGGGTAAGTTAGGAACACAGGTGCCTGAGTTCAaaatccagctctgcctcttactagTGGTATGAACTTGAGCAAATTATGTAACCCCTCTGAGCATAATGGGGTCAACAGTAGTGCTGACCTCATAGAGGGGCTGTGAGAATTAGTTCAGTTAATACATATCAAGTTCTCGGAATAATATCTGGCGTGTATTAAGTGCTCAATATTAGTTATTTTTATGGTTATTATTATAAGTAAACTTTTGATAATGTCTAATTCAGTGGCTTTTGCAAATGAAATGTCCCATAGCACAAAGCCtcctctctttaaaaatattgggATATGTGGCCACttgaacattgcatagagccacaGAAAAGAGCTCGTGGGAACAGCCAGCTTAGGGGCAAAGTTGGAAGGATTCATGTCTTTGTGTCCATCAGGGTGCGTGCTGATGGGGATCAGTGCTAGACCAGTGGATAAAGTTCTCAAACTTTATGTAAGAGAGGCCCCCCAGGACAAGTTCTTGAAACTTTCTCTGCCTGAGGATCCTCACCTGGGGAGACAGTTAAAAATgcagtgttgggcttccctggtggcgcagtggttgagaatctgcctaccaatgcaggggacccgggttcgagccctggtctgggaagatcccacatgccgtggagcaactgggcccgtgagccacaattactgagcctgcgcgtctggagcctgtgctccgcaacaagagaggccgcgatagtgagaggcccgcgcaccgcgatgaagaggggcccccgctcgccgcaactagagaaagccctcgcacagaaacgaagacccaacacagccataaataaataaataaacaaatacttaaaaaaaaaaatgcagtgttgTCAGGAAAAGGGGACCCATAGGAAGCCTGGTCTGATGTTGAACAGGGTCACAGGGTCTGCAAGGCCACCATCCTTAATCACCTAAGCTACTGGTTACTGACCACCTACAATGCACCAGGCATACATGCCTTATTCCTTACATCAGCCCTCCCTGTGATTGAGCCTCTCCCATTATTATGTGGTAAGAAGTTTCCACAAAATTCAGTAGAGAAAAATACAGATTGCATAACTGTAAAAAGACAAGGCAACTCTGCATGCACTGCTAGCCAGCTGGGAGGACCTGAGATCCAGGTGTGTGATCCAAATCTGTCCCACTG
This window harbors:
- the RAB44 gene encoding ras-related protein Rab-44, with product MESGQRVPRKGRKLGSSRRRQMREPADGQDASVAPEPESWSSESAAELQGFFQDCGAKERGFVTREDLVVAKFSFLGSKEEPGMIFDWVDVERKGRLSLEEFSSGLKNIFGSSPSTHRLHRRRPQSSKRGSVATSFPVQEEADTEEKEAFFAFMEQPAASHSLPEQAEIWQLWRKLQQEEPQLAGNLEGFLAKMNSRLQEAQTEKEVLELTLRKRDSDHHRAVQQLYEEMEQQIRQEKQQLQAESDSRGLALSSQMQEVLEAKERAVQCLTEGQKELEAQLHHLSSTHQEASSENQQLREAQCDLAGRLEEVQGQLQVTRGHLNATKGHVSWQMEEEPSVPRAGEEKASVSSEEAPLPGLTGDSDDWDQLCSSFSGTRHSALQLSRSPPPAPRASSGPQTPRAVRQISTSEPRAFLFGQEPPSHPDGSPGSPPGVPSWTKEEKGVDPEGQDISPEQTGDPPSLEPKEESGPSPGVHFRWGLPGAPAGESGGLVAAALKVLIPLEDGAPPHVTSPPPQAPAGPSEQFQASYPDDEGPGPGPVPAKPPRQREALPQDPHAAGSEPGMGSSGAGALTAGLDEPSQGLEPVGQAPTEGLEQGKLSPDAQEGRPGGLQEVHSQVLGPEGLPALPHQSLEEEPRADERKAGDQGGQDFRSELSVEAHGLKTGHSELPQHDSPPAPLPPDTAQAQAEAQAPAPEKPSPSRGSPPTGAQPGDAAGPQEPTQTLPTRAELEAQPRPQPTTTHAEEEPGPPQSREPRAENRPEDPGMDSGGIGLTPSPRDRTASESLANPDYAFHVIFLGDSNVGKTSFLHLLHQNTFATGLTATVGVDFRVTTLLVDNKCFVLQLWDTAGQERYHSVTRQLLRKADGVVLMYDVTSQESFAHVRYWLDCLQDAVSDSVVILLLGNKTDCEEDRQVSTEAGQQLAQELGVSFGECSAALGHNILEPVVNLARLLKMQEDRLKGSLVEVAPERPPKRAGCCS